One genomic region from Apodemus sylvaticus chromosome 1, mApoSyl1.1, whole genome shotgun sequence encodes:
- the Rom1 gene encoding rod outer segment membrane protein 1 — protein sequence MAPVLPVVLPLQPRIRLAQGIWLLSWLLALVGGLTLLCSGHLLVQLGHLGTFLAPSCSFSALPQTALAAGAVALGTGLGGAGASRASLDAAQYPPWRGVLTPLLAVGTAAGGGLLTLALGLALALPVSLHRGLEEGLEAALAHYKDTEVPGHCQAKRLMDELQLRYHCCGRHGYKDWFGVQWVSNRYLDPNDQDVVDRIQSNVEGLYLIDGVPFSCCNPHSPRPCLQSQLSDPYAHPLFDPRQPNLNLWAQGCHEVLLGYLQGLSGTLGSVLAVTLLLQVLVLLGLRYLQTALEGLGGIIDGEGETQGYLFPGGLKDTLKTAWLQGGLAHKPAPEEAPPDEEPPKEVLAEA from the exons ATGGCGCCGGTGCTGCCCGTGGTGCTGCCCCTCCAACCCCGTATCCGTTTGGCACAGGGGATCTGGCTCCTTTCCTGGCTGCTGGCACTGGTCGGTGGCCTCACCCTCCTTTGTAGCGGGCACCTCCTGGTACAGCTGGGGCACCTTGGCACCTTCCTGGCTCCCTCTTGTTCATTCTCTGCCCTACCCCAGACTGCCCTGGCAGCGGGAGCTGTGGCTCTAGGCACGGGGCTAGGAGGTGCAGGAGCCAGCCGGGCGAGTCTAGATGCAGCTCAATACCCTCCCTGGCGAGGGGTCCTGACTCCACTGCTAGCAGTTGGCACTGCTGCAGGCGGGGGGCTGCTGACCCTTGCCCTGGGGCTAGCCCTGGCTTTACCTGTAAGTCTCCACCGGGGCCTGGAGGAGGGCCTGGAGGCTGCCTTGGCTCACTACAAGGACACAGAGGTGCCTGGACACTGTCAGGCCAAACGTCTGATGGATGAGTTGCAGCTGAGGTACCATTGCTGCGGGCGCCATGGCTACAAGGATTGGTTTGGAGTTCAATGGGTCAGTAACCGTTACCTGGACCCCAATGACCAAGACGTAGTTGA CCGGATCCAGAGCAACGTGGAAGGTTTATATCTGATTGATGGAGTCCCCTTCTCCTGTTGTAATCCCCACTCACCCCGGCCTTGCCTGCAAAGCCAACTCTCAGACCCCTATGCCCATCCGCTCTTCGATCCTCGGCAGCCCAACCTAAACCTCTGGGCCCAAGGGTGCCATGAAGTGCTGCTGGGATACCTGCAGGGTCTGTCAGGCACACTGGGAAGTGTTCTGGCTGTCACCTTATTGCTGCAG GTTCTAGTGCTCCTTGGTTTGCGGTATTTGCAGACAGCGCTGGAGGGCCTTGGAGGAATCATTGATGGGGAAGGAGAGACCCAGGGCTATCTTTTTCCTGGTGGGCTGAAAGACACCCTGAAAACTGCATGGTTACAGGGCGGGCTTGCCCACAAGCCAGCACCTGAGGAGGCCCCCCCAGATGAAGAACCTCCCAAGGAAGTTCTAGCTGAGGCCTAG
- the B3gat3 gene encoding galactosylgalactosylxylosylprotein 3-beta-glucuronosyltransferase 3, whose amino-acid sequence MKLKLKNVFLAYFLVSIAGLLYALVQLGQPCDCLPPLRAAAEQLRQKDLRISQLQADLGRPPPAPAQPPEPEALPTIYVITPTYARLVQKAELVRLSQTLSLVPRLHWLLVEDAESPTPLVSGLLAASGLLFTHLAVLTPKAQRLREGEPGWVRPRGVEQRNKALDWLRGKGGAVGGEKDPPPPGTQGVVYFADDDNTYSRELFKEMRWTRGVSVWPVGLVGGLRFEGPQVQDGRVVGFHTAWEPNRPFPLDMAAFAVALPLLLAKPNAQFDAAAPRGHLESSLLSHLVDPKDLEPRAANCTQVLVWHTRTEKPKMKQEEQLQRQGQGSDPAIEV is encoded by the exons ATGAAGCTGAAGCTGAAGAACGTGTTTCTTGCCTATTTCCTGGTGTCGATCGCCGGCCTCCTCTACGCTCTGGTGCAGCTCG gccagccttgtgaCTGCCTCCCTCCACTTCGAGCTGCAGCTGAGCAGCTTCGGCAGAAGGACCTGAGGATATCCCAGCTGCAAGCTGATCTCGGCCGTccaccccctgccccagcccagccccctGAGCCTGAGGCCCTGCCTACTATCTATGTCATTACCCCCACCTATGCCAG GCTGgtacagaaggcagagctggtTCGGCTGTCCCAGACCCTGAGCTTGGTGCCCCGTCTACACTGGCTGCTAGTGGAGGATGCTGAAAGCCCCACCCCGCTGGTCTCGGGGCTGCTGGCTGCCTCTGGTCTCCTCTTTACACACCTGGCTGTCCTTACCCCCAAGGCTCAGCGGCTTAGGGAAGGAGAGCCAGGCTGGGTCCGCCCCCGAGGAGTAGAACAGCGCAACAAGGCCCTTGACTGGCTTCGAGGAAAAGGGGGTGCTGTTGGGGGGGAGAAGGACCCGCCACCACCGGGGACCCAAGGAGTCGTGTATTTTGCTGATGATGACAACACCTACAGCCGGGAGCTCTTTAAGGAG ATGCGTTGGACGCGTGGTGTCTCAGTATGGCCTGTGGGGCTGGTGGGCGGCCTGCGATTTGAGGGGCCTCAGGTACAGGATGGCCGCGTTGTGGGTTTCCACACAGCATGGGAACCCAACAGGCCCTTTCCCCTGGACATGGCGGCATTTGCGGTTGCCCTGCCATTGCTGTTGGCGAAGCCCAATGCCCAGTTTGATGCTGCTGCACCCCGGGGCCACCTGGAAAGTAGTCTCCTGAGCCATCTCGTAGATCCCAAGGACCTGGAGCCACGGGCCGCCAACTGTACCCAG GTACTAGTATGGCACACCCGGACAGAGAAACCTAAGatgaagcaggaggagcagctACAACGGCAGGGCCAGGGCTCAGACCCAGCCATTGAGGTGTGA